In the Purpureocillium takamizusanense chromosome 5, complete sequence genome, one interval contains:
- a CDS encoding uncharacterized protein (COG:S~EggNog:ENOG503NVSN~BUSCO:EOG09262D4G), whose protein sequence is MAAAASMAADPIVSATSGLLRSRLAAVLPRGRRFRFHHVSTPPYKTDALYSAPPNERPDRTYCENHFLTVSIDVPAAATASDGQSGSSGSSDSSQRRAREVIVLGIEVFVYTTAHATTLFVSKADSTGFLDLLELPRGTPSPIRHVCAAFVGYLVEVRRRRDVQLVVSLFARAQSQYLFPGSVDYGGKHVLDDRGLVKWWCRVLDPLAADVSWNKGVVVKGYIVVPGLDDYETRVFIPRTPAGALSPHWTIGHPLERISHYTREFDWVPPRCLIPSFPDDPKSRFRDELDEEAARSGAMQTTGSWRSVKTLDMFWEMMAFRQECSSGRMTGFIWLVFDNDKDDTTVAAASAEADGEQADVTTTPETPKKNKTLSNVAPNTTPKKLFPAKPETSAESAGAGSNVAGGHAKDRSGKAKKDRKGRKEKKMQKMRGIVKPRQARVKTEQRNYLLDRPATSKYYHWPAQGRGERIVSEGDYKRVLELLLHLDFSKLDKAAGSSRRWLVEAGGASGGRWGFEVTGEMESPAGASAASGAGSTVNGGTVSTGETPAVNNLSGLVKRKRADTAEGQRPQGEAGVNVLSAGLVKKKPKTDA, encoded by the coding sequence atggcggcagcggcgtcaaTGGCAGCAGATCCGATCGTGTCCGCGACCAGCGGGCTTCTTCGCTCCCGGCTGGCCGCTGTGCTACCCCGGGGACGCCGGTTCCGCTTCCACCAcgtctcgacgccgccgtacAAGACGGACGCGCTCtactcggcgccgcccaacgAGCGCCCCGACCGGACCTACTGCGAGAACCACTTCCTCACCGTGTCCAtcgacgtgcccgccgctgcgacCGCGTCTGATGGCcagagcggcagcagcggcagtagCGACTCCTCGCaaaggcgggcgcgcgaggtcatcgtcctcggcataGAGGTGTTCGTGTACACGACGGCGCACGCGACGACACTCTTCGTGTCCAAGGCCGACTCGACCGGCTTCCTtgacctcctcgagctgcccCGCGGCACCCCCAGCCCGATCCGACACGTCTGCGCCGCCTTCGTCGGGTACCTGGTCGAGGTGCGCCGGCGCAGGGacgtgcagctcgtcgtcagtCTGTTTGCCCGCGCGCAGAGCCAATACCTCTTCCCCGGCAGCGTCGACTACGGCGGCAAGCACGTCCTCGATGaccgcggcctcgtcaagtggtggtgccgcgtcctcgacccgctggccgccgacgtgtcGTGGAacaagggcgtcgtcgtcaagggcTACATCGTGGTGCCCGGCCTAGACGACTACGAGACCCGCGTCTTCATCCCCCggacgccggccggcgccctcTCGCCGCACTGGACCATCGGGCACCCGCTCGAGCGCATATCGCACTACACGCGCGAGTTCGACTGGGTCCCGCCGCGGTGCCTGATCCCGAGCTTCCCCGACGACCCCAAGTCCCGCTtccgcgacgagctcgacgaggaggcggcgcgctcgggCGCCATGCAGACGACGGGCAGTTGGCGCAGCGTCAAGACGCTCGACATGTTTTGGGAGATGATGGCGTTTCGCCAGGAGTGCTCGAGCGGGAGGATGACGGGCTTTATCTGGCTCGTGTTTGACAATGACAAGGACGACACAacggtcgcggcggcgtcagcggaGGCGGATGGAGAGCAGGCGGACGTCACGACGACACCCGAGACGCCAAAGAAGAACAAGACCTTGTCCAACGTGGCACCGAACACGACCCCCAAGAAATTGTTTCCAGCCAAACCCGAAACCTCGGCAGAATCCGCTGGCGCGGGATccaacgtcgccggcggTCACGCCAAGGACAGGTcaggcaaggccaagaaAGACAGAAAGGGccgcaaggagaagaagatgcaGAAAAtgcgcggcatcgtcaagccCCGTCAGGCACGCGTCAAGACAGAGCAGCGAAACTACCTCCTCGACCGGCCGGCCACGAGCAAGTACTACCACTGGCCGGCgcagggccgcggcgagcgcaTCGTCTCCGAGGGCGACTACAAGCGCGtcctggagctgctcctgCACCTCGACTTTTCCAAGCTGGACAAGGCGGCCGGCagctcgcgccgctggcttgtcgaagcgggcggcgcgtcgggcgggcgctggggGTTTGAGGTCACGGGCGAGATGGAGAGTCCTGCTGGTGCCTCTGCTGCGAGCGGCGCCGGGTCGACGGTCAACGGCGGCACAGTCTCGACGGGAGAGACGCCAGCGGTGAACAACCTGTCGGGGCTTGTTAAGCGCAAGCGAGCCGATACGGCCGAGGGTCAGCGGccgcagggcgaggccggagTGAATGTTTTGAGCGCGGGCCtggtgaagaagaagcccaagaCCGATgcctga
- a CDS encoding uncharacterized protein (EggNog:ENOG503PATS~COG:E): MDRVGRSTNSRIAIQLLHAGNNWVKARSSRANRQFSPGARRSCRRALWSYTSSSSFRGCRSPAQSNSPSSSSSHRPLPPPPPLVAGPPTTLVAAAAAAAAPQRRRYLLHSSSSSSSSAASETAAAAAATMSSTSTSRCPASSTARQLAGTASQAQALGAPLTQSATFLVLSIATRHRAEALQTIRATLAGIEGLAKNVTIRDSTSTFSCAVGIGSDAWDDITGGRLPRPAELHPFRPVRGAVHTAVATPGDLLLHIRSDRRDICFEFERQLMKLLGDAVIVEDVTVGFRYFDLRDLLGFVDGTANPVGPAVPDSVLIADEDASAAGGSYVVVQKYVHNLKGWERLSTEQQEAIIGRTKLDNMELDDAEQGQKAHKTLATVEDEQGNEHDILRDNMPFGSPGNGEFGTYFIGYSRRLWVMEKMLERMFVGDPPGLHDRILDYSRPMTGTTFYAPPAAVLTGLGDR; encoded by the coding sequence ATGGACAGGGTCGGCAGAAGTACCAATAGTCGCATCGCCATACAGCTGCTGCACGCCGGCAACAACTGGGTCAAAGCCCGATCGTCCCGCGCAAACCGGCAATTCAGCCCCGGCGCCCGCAGATCCTGCCGTCGCGCGCTGTGGTCTTacacctcctcctcctctttccGAGGCTGCCGATCTCCGGCCCAGAGCAAttccccatcgtcgtcgtcatcgcatcgtccactgccgccgccgccgccgcttgtTGCCGGTCCCCCCACCACCctcgtggctgctgctgctgctgctgctgctccgcaacgacgacgatacctATTacactcctcctcctcgtcctcctcctcagctGCTTCTgaaaccgccgccgccgccgccgccacgatgagcagcaccagcaccagccgctgCCCTGCTTCGTCCACCGCGCGACAGCTGGCCGGGACGGCGAGTCAGGCGCAGGCCTTGGGCGCCCCGTTGACGCAGTCGGCCACGTTCCTCGTCCTGTCGATCGCCACGAGGCACCGCGCGGAGGCGCTCCAGACGATCCGCGCAACGCTAGCGGGTATTGAAGGGCTCGCCAAGAACGTGACCATCCGGGACTCGACGTCAACCTTTTCCTGCGCCGTCGGGATCGGGAGCGACGCCTGGGACGACATCACGGGTGGTCGCCTGCCGCGCCCAGCCGAGCTGCACCCCTTTCGCCCCGTCCGAGGCGCCGTGCACACCGCCGTGGCCACCCCtggcgacctgctgctgcacatCCGATCGGACCGCCGGGACATCTGCTTCGAGTTTGAGCGCCAGCTCATGAAGCTCCTGGGGGACGCCGTCATAGTCGAGGACGTCACCGTCGGGTTCCGCTACTTTGACCTGAGGGACCTCCTGGGCTTCGTGGACGGCACCGCCAACCCTGTCGGGCCTGCCGTCCCGGATTCGGTCCTCATCGCCGATGAGGACGCATCGGCTGCGGGGGGCAGCTACGTCGTCGTGCAAAAGTACGTCCACAACCTCAAAGGGTGGGAGCGGCTGTCCaccgagcagcaggaggccATCATCGGTCGCACCAAGCTCGACAACATGGagcttgacgatgccgagcaggGGCAAAAGGCCCACAAAACGCTGGCAACCGTAGAGGACGAGCAGGGGAACGAGCACGACATACTCCGTGATAACATGCCGTTTGGCTCGCCCGGCAACGGGGAGTTTGGTACCTACTTTATAGGCTACTCGCGCAGGCTCTGGGTCATGGAGAAGATGCTGGAGAGGATGTTTGTCGGCGACCCCCCGGGTCTACACGATCGTATCTTGGATTATTCAAGGCCCATGACCGGTACCACGTTTTACGCGCCTCCTGCTGCGGTTCTCACCGGTCTTGGCGACCGCTAA
- a CDS encoding uncharacterized protein (COG:S~EggNog:ENOG503P63H~TransMembrane:1 (i493-516o)) produces the protein MLKHSLCERRKCHSHWTVFQIMTEPLVVAHHVGRRSPTAPPPPSPNNNNRRDGSSHGEKDAGDHDVPAKKSKTKSKSRAARRTLDQDKMPEYVFVSGQDPKSMRSHAMREHWKQRRVSLETSKQKSAAALSHRQILPKHRSSRKRGAADATSSPNPVVVEEPPAASSDSDAVSGGSPSTVKHEATSKAVERSEGSSSRSSRRELSEEAFTVDGVPMQIYAAMDRALMGARFDPFDTFPVQLTAQHHKLLHHWFSTYAAMMFEDLPAATFNPVRDVWFPLDVSNAASFNVILAHSAAHIARMHGHTTSNEALKFKMEAIRIVASWMDDPQQASSDEVIAAVIRLLTYERHWGTEQEWKVHRNGLQQMIDARGGIASLQTNWRLELATFLVLLMAKPSWLDSSNHIREIASRQPLTAHLHPILGNSENLHKVRCLWLISFVQDLRTFMHKSAPHLPLIGAAQYPAIREAMVLLETDSQQHAMASLYNKNCTHREFARLACLFFVCVLLQVSASAQWAITSANSSSSSGNIANEEEIHLDNWSRMDVLESFLKNNWAMWQGSAEDLYMSLFHNLYDFPYKAQTTEYVLNLTSVMGSANHDARRGVERCLLHILFQSQSSPNEQAVHDGWTPDTLLSSLHGL, from the exons ATGCTCAAGCACAGCCTCTGCGAGAGACGGAAATGTCACAGTCATTGGACTGTTTTCCAGATTATGACAGAGCCCTTGGTCGTCGCCCACCATGTCGGTCGCCggtcgcccacggcgccaccaccaccaagccccAACAATAACAAccggcgcgacggcagcagccacggggAGAAAGATGCAGGTGACCACGACGTGCCCGCGAAGAAGTCAAAGACCAAATCCAAGTCTcgggcagcgaggaggacgtTGGATCAGGACAAGATGCCAGAGTATGTTTTCGTGTCAGGCCAAGACCCCAAGAGCATGCGGAGCCACGCCATGCGAGAGCACTGGAAACAGCGACGAGTATCCCTCGAGACCAGCAAGCAAAAGTCAGCCGCGGCCTTGTCGCATCGACAGATCCTACCCAAGCACAGGTCATCACGGAAACGAGGAGCAGCCGACGCCACCTCCAGTCCCAACCCCGTTGTTGTCGAGGAACCGCCCGCGGCCAGCTCCGATAGTGACGCCGTTTCAGGGGGTTCTCCGTCTACCGTAAAGCATGAAGCCACAAGCAAGGCCGTGGAACGCTCAGAAGGTTCCAGCAGTCGCTCTTCGAGACGCGAGCTTTCGGAAGAAGCATTCACGGTGGATGGCGTACCGATGCAGATctacgccgccatggaccgCGCGTTGATGGGGGCTCGGTTCGACCCCTTTGACACGTTTCCCGTGCAGCTCACGGCACAGCATCACAAGCTCCTGCATCACT GGTTCAGCACGTATGCGGCCATGATGTTTGAGGACTTGCCAGCCGCGACGTTCAACCCGGTGCGCGATGTGTGGTTTCCGCTCGACGTGTCCAACGCGGCTTCATTCAACGTCATCTTGGCGCACTCGGCGGCCCATATCGCGCGTATGCACGGGCACACGACGTCCAACGAGGCGCTCAAATTCAAAATGGAGGCAATCCGCATCGTGGCGTCGTGGATGGACGATCCGCAGCAGGCGTCGAGCGACGAGGTTATTGCTGCCGTGATCAGGTTGTTGACTTATGAG AGACATTGGGGAACCGAACAGGAGTGGAAAGTGCACCGGAATGGACTGCAGCAAATGATAGATGCACGGGGTGGCATCGCCTCGCTGCAGACGAACTGGAGATTAGAGCTGGCCACCTTTCT CGTTCTACTCATGGCGAAGCCTTCATGGCTGGACAGTTCCAACCACATTCGCGAGATTGCCTCGAGGCAACCCCTGACGGCACACTTGCACCCAATACTCGGCAACAGCGAGAACCTGCACAAGGTGCGATGCCTCTGGCTCATATCCTTTGTGCAGGATCTACGGACATTTATGCACAAATCCGCGCCTCACCTCCCGCTCATCGGCGCGGCCCAGTATCCCGCCATCCGGGAGgccatggtgctgctggagacggactcgcagcagcacgccatggcgtcgctgTACAACAAGAACTGCACGCACCGCGAGTTCGCCCGCCTGGCGTGCCTTTTCTTCGTATGCGTGCTCCTGCAGGTGTCAGCCTCGGCGCAGTGGGCCATCACCTccgccaacagcagcagcagcagcggtaaCATCGCaaacgaggaggagatccACCTGGACAACTGGAGCCGGATGGACGTGCTCGAGTCCTTCCTCAAGAACAACTGGGCCATGTGGCAGGgcagcgccgaggacctcTACATGTCCCTGTTCCACAACCTGTACGACTTTCCGTACAAGGCGCAGACGACCGAGTACGTCCTGAACCTCACGAGCGTCATGGGCTCGGCCAACCACGACGCGCGGAGGGGCGTGGAGAGGTGTCTGCTGCATATCCTGTTCCAGTCGCAGAGCAGTCCCAACGAACAGGCCGTGCATGATGGCTGGACCCCTGATACTTTGCTTTCGTCCTTGCATGGGCTATAG
- a CDS encoding Unsaturated rhamnogalacturonyl hydrolase (SECRETED:SignalP(1-19~SECRETED:cutsite=AES-RT~SECRETED:prob=0.6427)~EggNog:ENOG503NX01~COG:G) — protein sequence MRLRLFYTAVTSLVLTAESRTYLSWLADTFIDQGVKPTFGYQEATLYLGIEKAYEYTQDGKYLDWLKRQIDDNVVQEDGSIKGWKKDSYVLDNYRMGNQYLYLYNETADPKYKLAASVVRKQLNGHPRTPSGGFWYV from the coding sequence ATGAGGCTCCGGCTATTCTAcacggcggtgacgagctTGGTATTGACAGCCGAGAGCCGCACCTACCTGTCATGGCTGGCAGATACATTTATTGACCAGGGCGTGAAGCCTACTTTTGGCTACCAAGAGGCGACATTATATCTCGGGATCGAAAAGGCTTACGAGTACACTCAAGACGGCAAATACCTCGACTGGTTGAAGAGGCAGATTGACGACAACGTAGTGCAAGAGGACGGAAGCATCAAAGGCTGGAAGAAGGACTCGTACGTCCTGGACAACTATCGAATGGGCAACCAGTATCTTTACCTATACAACGAGACGGCTGACCCCAAGTACAAGTTAGCAGCATCAGTCGTACGCAAGCAGTTGAATGGGCACCCACGAACGCCTTCGGGTGGGTTCTGGTACGTGTAG
- a CDS encoding Unsaturated rhamnogalacturonyl hydrolase (CAZy:GH105~EggNog:ENOG503NX01~COG:G) — translation MWLDGLFMAQPFYAKWTRLFDSSNETAWADILNQYNLIESHAVEKSGLLVHGWAEGPAPWADPRTGRSPHVWGRADGWYFMSVVEVLQVFPCSHPGRAQLMKYFLALAAALVRSQDGRSGNWWQVMDAPYPGRPGNYIESSASAMFTWGLLKGIRLGYLNRAEYLGPAVRAYKGLVKNFIEPQQNGTLAFTGTVAECGLHQANATYEA, via the coding sequence ATGTGGCTTGACGGGCTCTTCATGGCTCAGCCATTCTACGCCAAATGGACGCGCCTCTTCGACAGCTCCAACGAGACTGCTTGGGCAGACATCCTAAATCAGTATAATCTCATTGAATCACATGCCGTCGAGAAGTCAGGGCTACTCGTTCATGGATGGGCGGAGGGCCCTGCTCCCTGGGCAGACCCACGAACGGGACGGTCGCCGCACGTCTGGGGTCGCGCCGATGGCTGGTACTTCATGTCTGTAGTCGAAGTGCTTCAGGTTTTTCCATGTTCGCATCCCGGACGCGCCCAGTTGATGAAATATTTCCTCGCGCTGGCTGCAGCCCTGGTACGGTCACAAGATGGACGATCCGGCAACTGGTGGCAGGTAATGGATGCCCCATATCCCGGTCGCCCGGGCAATTACATCGAGAGCAGTGCATCGGCCATGTTCACCTGGGGACTACTAAAGGGCATACGTCTAGGATATCTCAACAGAGCTGAGTACCTCGGACCGGCGGTGCGCGCGTACAAGGGGCTGGTGAAGAATTTCATTGAGCCACAGCAGAACGGCACTTTGGCGTTCACCGGCACTGTCGCTGAGTGTGGTCTGCACCAGGCCAATGCCACCTACGAGGCATGA
- a CDS encoding uncharacterized protein (EggNog:ENOG503NX58~COG:V) produces MTVTKDVAIPKDSLVLVTGITGFIGSNVADQFLNHGYRVRGTTRDAGKAAWLSALFEEKYGKGRFELATVVDMAADGAYLDAVKGASAVAHVASDMSMDYNPNNVIPSVVAGALSALKAAIAEPSVKRFIYTSSSSAAKKASTSKEVTVVTQETWNDEAITAAWAEPPYEPSRASAVYSASKTAAEKETWALYREAQKSRPDLIMNTVLPNVNFGPSLNPEVQGHPSTSYYPVLAWKGDRASIEPLLPQYFVNVQDTARLHVAAAILPEVKNERIFAYAGRFNWDTVLDILRKHNPEREFLSNFHGGQDSNVIQPAARAEELLRQIGRAGWTSLEDSIVANTADLHD; encoded by the exons ATGACTGTAACCAAGGACGTTGCAATTCCCAAGGACTCGCTggtcctcgtcaccggcatCACGGGCTTCATCGGTTCCAACGTTGCCGATCAGTTCCTGAACCACGGCTATAGAGTTCGCGGCACGACCCGCGATGCCGGCAAAGCAGCCTGGCTGAGCGCGCTCTTCGAGGAAAAGTACGGGAAGGGCCGTTTCGAGCTCGCCACGGTAgtggacatggccgccgacggggccTATCTCGACGCTGTTAAAG GTGCGAGCGCCGTTGCGCACGTCGCATCGGATATGTCCATGGACTACAACCCGAACAACGTCATCCCTTCGGTTGTCGCGGGTGCGCTCAGCGCTCTCAAAGCCGCGATAGCCGAGCCTAGCGTCAAGCGGTTCATTTACACTTCCTCTTCATCTGCGGCCAAGAAGGCAAGCACTAGCAAGGAGGTCACTGTGGTTACCCAGGAGACTTGGAACGACGAAGCCATCACCGCGGCGTGGGCCGAGCCGCCTTATGAGCCCAGCCGTGCGTCGGCTGTCTACTCTGCTAGCAAGACAGCTGCAGAGAAGGAAACTTGGGCACTCTACCGCGAAGCTCAAAAGAGCCGCCCGGATCTCATCATGAACACCG TCCTGCCCAATGTCAACTTTGGCCCAAGCCTCAACCCGGAGGTGCAGGGTCATCCTAGCACCTCATACTACCCGGTGCTGGCGTGGAAGGGAGACCGCGCATCGATCGAGCCGCTACTTCCCC AGTACTTTGTCAACGTTCAAGACACCGCCCGGCTTCacgttgctgctgcgatCCTACCAGAGGTAAAAAATGAACGCATCTTCGCTTATGCGGGGAGGTTCAACTGGGACACCGTGCTGGATATCCTGAGGAAGCACAACCCGGAACGCGAGTTTCTCTCCAACTTCCATGGCGGACAGGACTCCAACGTGATTCAGCCCGCCGCTCGGGCCGAAGAGTTGCTTCGCCAGATTGGAAGGGCCGGATGGACTTCACTCGAAGATTCCATCGTGGCAAACACGGCAGACCTCCACGATTAA